From Acidipropionibacterium acidipropionici, one genomic window encodes:
- a CDS encoding DUF3883 domain-containing protein: protein MARESWTSEENAATVAAYLDMLEQELTGQPFVKSEINRRLVERIGRTRGAVERKFQNVSAVLRDERCIFVDGYKPLGNYQQALADEVRTQLRSRRDIFGFMDAAVDAPAATRLDFSWNVTDPPLDAQIQLGPHSVPEHGFHTDYVAREAENRQLGHAGEVAVLELERGRLRDAGRNDLADRVRHVSEEDGDGLGYDILSFDASGERRLIEVKTTRRSIHWPMVVSRNEIRVSERRADEYVLARVFAFASMKVGLYELPGAVSATCDLDPLSYLALPKPAVH, encoded by the coding sequence ATGGCGCGGGAGAGCTGGACATCGGAGGAGAACGCCGCAACGGTCGCGGCCTATCTGGACATGCTTGAGCAGGAGCTGACGGGGCAACCGTTCGTCAAGTCCGAGATAAATCGACGTCTGGTTGAGAGAATCGGTCGGACGCGGGGGGCAGTGGAGAGGAAGTTCCAGAACGTCTCCGCCGTCTTGCGTGATGAGCGCTGCATCTTTGTCGACGGATACAAGCCGCTCGGAAACTACCAGCAGGCATTGGCCGACGAGGTGCGCACGCAGCTCCGGTCCCGGCGTGACATCTTCGGATTCATGGATGCGGCGGTGGACGCGCCCGCGGCAACGCGGCTCGACTTCAGCTGGAATGTCACGGATCCGCCGTTGGACGCCCAGATCCAGCTCGGGCCTCACAGTGTGCCGGAGCACGGGTTCCACACCGACTATGTCGCCAGGGAAGCCGAGAATCGGCAGCTGGGCCATGCGGGTGAGGTGGCCGTTCTGGAGTTGGAACGGGGTCGTCTCCGAGATGCCGGGCGCAATGATCTTGCAGACCGCGTTCGGCATGTCAGTGAAGAAGACGGTGACGGGCTCGGCTACGACATCCTGTCATTCGATGCGAGTGGTGAACGCCGGCTGATCGAGGTGAAGACGACCCGGCGGTCGATCCATTGGCCGATGGTCGTGAGTCGAAATGAGATTCGTGTCAGTGAACGGAGGGCGGACGAGTACGTGTTGGCGCGCGTCTTCGCGTTCGCGTCGATGAAGGTCGGTCTCTACGAGTTGCCCGGCGCTGTCTCGGCCACGTGTGATCTGGACCCGTTGAGCTACTTAGCGCTTCCCAAGCCTGCAGTTCATTGA
- a CDS encoding HNH endonuclease signature motif containing protein produces the protein MDGKRDVWQTVKVIEEALDLLDHSCAATMNPTQTLAAMRAVRRLSDRMTAEAAVWTDRAAKTCAAEKTTGTGLSDYLAVTEGRSSSEANGLVHQAGRITADPRVRDAALAGTVSPGKAAAAGAVLRELPRHDMTESQREAAAGALLEQAIGGATTRQIARSADRVLEQVAPELAPTAAGRAAEAERRRQRALRERELNFAEDGRGSVRLWGRLPETEGDLLRKVIGACVERGRGDERREVEALKAQKVSGELSSGEYFAARAALQEREHRSTGQRQADAMVDMVTTLQDAGQIPAAGGEAPRVVVTLDYMGLLQLAVDAAATGLRPDGSRLDEVSAARLQAALTGTSETGADVSASQVRIACCDAGILPLVLGDQSEILDVGREHRLVTPQIRKTLALRDTGCIFPGCRVPAQACQAHHVTPWWAGGSTSIDNLVLVCRHHHGVIEPHRYDPGADQWRITFDDTGRSHVHPPRRLRRDLPPGGNDGENSAQNRDEESPAPEPMTARDHEQDHQENSAHRPDTETGSQDALIA, from the coding sequence ATGGATGGGAAGCGTGATGTGTGGCAGACCGTGAAGGTCATCGAGGAGGCCCTGGACCTCCTCGACCACAGCTGCGCCGCCACCATGAACCCCACCCAGACCCTGGCCGCGATGAGGGCCGTGCGCCGCCTGTCGGACCGGATGACAGCGGAAGCGGCCGTGTGGACCGACCGCGCCGCCAAGACCTGCGCGGCCGAGAAGACCACCGGCACCGGGCTGTCGGACTATCTGGCGGTCACGGAGGGGCGGAGCTCCTCGGAGGCCAACGGGCTGGTCCACCAGGCCGGGCGGATCACCGCCGATCCGCGGGTCCGCGACGCCGCACTGGCCGGGACCGTGTCACCGGGCAAGGCGGCCGCGGCCGGGGCCGTGCTGCGCGAACTGCCCCGCCACGACATGACCGAGTCCCAACGTGAGGCCGCAGCTGGAGCACTGCTGGAGCAGGCCATCGGTGGTGCCACCACCCGCCAGATCGCCCGCAGTGCTGATCGGGTGCTGGAGCAGGTGGCCCCCGAGTTGGCTCCCACCGCGGCAGGTCGGGCCGCTGAGGCCGAACGGCGACGGCAACGAGCGCTCAGGGAGCGTGAACTGAACTTCGCCGAGGACGGGCGGGGCTCGGTGCGTCTCTGGGGCCGACTGCCAGAAACCGAGGGCGACCTGCTGCGCAAAGTCATCGGGGCCTGCGTGGAACGCGGCCGGGGAGACGAGCGCCGGGAGGTGGAGGCTCTCAAAGCCCAGAAGGTCTCGGGGGAGCTGAGTTCTGGGGAGTACTTCGCCGCGAGGGCGGCACTTCAGGAGCGGGAGCACCGTTCCACCGGCCAACGGCAGGCCGATGCCATGGTCGACATGGTCACCACCCTCCAGGACGCCGGGCAGATCCCTGCCGCGGGCGGTGAGGCGCCTCGCGTTGTGGTGACGTTGGACTACATGGGTCTGCTGCAGCTGGCCGTCGATGCGGCGGCCACCGGCCTCCGCCCCGACGGGAGCCGGTTGGATGAGGTGTCGGCGGCCCGGCTGCAGGCGGCGCTGACCGGAACCAGCGAGACCGGTGCTGATGTGTCAGCCTCCCAGGTGCGGATCGCCTGCTGCGACGCCGGGATCCTGCCCCTGGTGCTGGGCGACCAGTCCGAGATCCTCGACGTGGGCCGGGAGCACCGGCTCGTGACGCCCCAGATCCGCAAGACCCTGGCGCTGCGCGACACGGGCTGTATCTTCCCCGGCTGCCGGGTTCCGGCTCAGGCCTGCCAGGCCCACCACGTCACACCCTGGTGGGCCGGAGGGTCCACATCCATCGACAATCTGGTGCTGGTGTGCCGCCACCACCACGGCGTCATCGAACCCCACCGCTACGATCCCGGCGCCGACCAATGGCGCATCACCTTCGACGACACCGGCCGATCCCACGTCCACCCACCCCGCCGACTCCGCCGCGACCTCCCACCAGGTGGGAATGATGGGGAGAACTCCGCCCAGAACCGCGACGAGGAGTCGCCTGCGCCCGAACCGATGACAGCCAGAGACCACGAACAGGACCATCAGGAGAACTCCGCCCACCGACCCGACACCGAGACCGGGAGCCAGGACGCCCTCATCGCCTGA
- a CDS encoding oxidoreductase produces MNDIAVVGPGAIGTTVAASLHEAGRTPLLCGRTPRERLDLDTDDGRITVPGPVLTDPTLITEPADVVLLAVKATQIDASAGWLGALCGPGTVVCVLQNGVEQVAMVGPLARGARVIPSVVWFPAQRQPDGSVWLRGQPRLTLPTGPAADVVAALLAGSRCAVEQVADFTSQAWLKLIQNAVAGLMVLAGRRAVIFRRDDVFELASRYAAECLEVARAEGAVLDDRVPDDIAQKFRAMPADMGTSILADRVADRPLEWDVRNGVIARLGRAHGLPTPISDVLVPLLAAASTPRA; encoded by the coding sequence ATGAACGACATCGCAGTCGTGGGTCCGGGAGCGATCGGGACGACGGTGGCGGCGTCCCTCCACGAGGCCGGTCGCACACCGCTCCTGTGCGGTCGCACCCCGAGAGAGCGGCTGGATCTCGACACCGACGACGGCCGCATCACCGTGCCCGGCCCTGTCCTCACCGATCCGACGCTCATCACCGAGCCCGCCGACGTCGTCCTCCTGGCGGTGAAGGCGACCCAGATCGACGCCTCAGCAGGGTGGTTGGGCGCCCTCTGCGGCCCGGGCACGGTGGTGTGCGTTCTTCAGAACGGCGTCGAGCAGGTCGCCATGGTCGGCCCTCTTGCCCGCGGCGCCCGGGTGATCCCGTCGGTCGTCTGGTTCCCTGCCCAGCGTCAGCCCGACGGGTCCGTGTGGTTGCGCGGCCAGCCGCGACTCACCCTGCCCACCGGCCCGGCAGCAGACGTCGTCGCCGCCCTCCTGGCGGGCTCGCGGTGCGCAGTCGAGCAGGTCGCGGACTTCACCTCGCAGGCCTGGCTCAAACTCATCCAGAACGCAGTGGCCGGCCTGATGGTGCTTGCGGGCCGTAGGGCAGTGATCTTCCGCAGGGACGACGTCTTCGAACTTGCGAGCCGCTACGCCGCCGAATGCCTCGAGGTGGCCAGGGCCGAAGGAGCCGTACTGGACGACCGGGTGCCCGACGACATCGCCCAGAAGTTCCGGGCGATGCCCGCCGATATGGGCACCTCCATCCTTGCCGACCGCGTGGCCGACCGGCCCCTGGAGTGGGATGTGCGCAACGGCGTCATCGCCCGCCTCGGCCGCGCCCACGGCTTACCGACACCGATCAGCGACGTCCTGGTACCCCTTCTCGCGGCCGCGAGCACCCCACGGGCCTGA
- a CDS encoding DUF6339 family protein has protein sequence MSSVLIPRLRAGEAIQLLADHARRLGEGATPEYLVDTTHITTSDPSAGPLASAAQIDAWRDAVVARVSGFDLTTKTGRDGYGMTLGKALAEVIDPIPADAAHDGVWSYLSLRVFPDLVYARWPGETIVGELRLPADRWIGIQAGNRDRNYLKLAWRRWVVLGDVMESADPLMGEAEFGHLMEDRTSVARDRRLVREAAAVVVKYGADQTGGRSEFARKFMNLLSARTGSMLLDILTDDEIHDFVEEEASSIVRRRARRGV, from the coding sequence GTGAGCAGCGTTCTGATTCCCCGGTTGAGGGCCGGTGAGGCGATCCAGCTGTTGGCCGACCACGCCCGGCGGCTCGGCGAGGGCGCGACCCCCGAGTACCTCGTCGACACCACCCACATCACGACCTCTGACCCGTCCGCCGGCCCGCTGGCCTCCGCGGCGCAGATCGACGCCTGGCGCGACGCCGTGGTGGCGCGCGTCTCCGGCTTCGACCTCACGACCAAGACCGGACGCGACGGCTACGGCATGACCTTGGGCAAGGCCCTGGCCGAGGTGATCGACCCCATCCCAGCCGACGCCGCCCACGACGGCGTGTGGTCCTACCTGTCTCTGCGGGTCTTCCCCGATCTGGTGTACGCCCGCTGGCCCGGCGAGACGATCGTCGGGGAGCTCCGGCTGCCCGCCGACCGCTGGATCGGCATCCAGGCCGGCAACCGCGACCGCAACTACCTCAAGCTCGCCTGGCGCCGCTGGGTGGTGCTCGGCGACGTCATGGAGAGCGCCGATCCGCTGATGGGCGAGGCCGAGTTCGGACACCTGATGGAGGACCGCACCTCGGTGGCGCGCGACCGCCGCCTGGTGCGCGAGGCGGCTGCCGTTGTGGTGAAGTACGGCGCCGACCAGACCGGCGGACGCTCGGAATTCGCGCGGAAGTTCATGAACCTGCTGTCCGCGAGGACCGGGTCGATGCTGCTGGACATCCTCACCGACGACGAGATCCACGACTTCGTGGAGGAGGAGGCCTCGAGCATCGTGCGCCGCAGGGCGCGGCGCGGGGTGTGA
- a CDS encoding NAD(P)-dependent oxidoreductase produces the protein MTSPNVNHILIVGVGGLGTHMVHEALERELTVSVMVRDRGRLSTRLDADTIERLSRITVGDATDPAALDRAMQDVDVAISGNGAHRRMALAMAEAVKRNGVQKLIWPAGGSNAMEEDGVTPAYKKLMESWPGAEQAYRAHQACIDAIRGTGINYVIFGPGRMTPAGRRSPDVGSTVRINRVAGMSISYEDAAWVMLEAATTSGWDRELVSAATPH, from the coding sequence ATGACCTCACCCAACGTCAACCACATCCTGATCGTCGGAGTCGGCGGGCTCGGCACCCACATGGTCCACGAAGCTCTCGAGCGCGAGCTCACAGTGTCGGTCATGGTGCGCGACCGCGGCAGGCTCAGCACCCGTCTGGACGCCGACACCATCGAAAGGCTGTCGCGGATCACGGTGGGCGACGCCACCGATCCGGCGGCCCTCGACCGCGCCATGCAGGACGTCGATGTCGCGATCTCCGGCAATGGTGCTCACCGGAGGATGGCGCTCGCCATGGCCGAAGCCGTCAAGCGCAACGGCGTCCAGAAGTTGATCTGGCCGGCCGGCGGCTCCAACGCGATGGAAGAGGACGGAGTCACTCCCGCATACAAGAAGCTCATGGAATCGTGGCCTGGCGCCGAGCAGGCCTACCGCGCCCACCAGGCGTGCATCGACGCCATCCGGGGCACCGGGATCAATTACGTCATCTTCGGCCCCGGACGCATGACCCCGGCCGGTCGCCGCAGCCCTGACGTCGGCTCGACGGTGCGCATCAATCGCGTCGCCGGGATGTCGATCTCCTACGAGGACGCCGCCTGGGTCATGCTCGAAGCGGCCACCACCAGCGGCTGGGACCGGGAACTCGTCAGCGCCGCAACGCCTCACTGA